A single Zootoca vivipara chromosome 1, rZooViv1.1, whole genome shotgun sequence DNA region contains:
- the ZNF839 gene encoding zinc finger protein 839 isoform X2: MAASEASRPVDQDSALGQEAVSSGALWRLQQPGETLPLGKQTGRPVSGMPVSRRIAGAAASPQGREASSPVAQEDGLTASHPDFPARGFSSATSASTSAAPPVFSIPHDAAQRLQKVPPAPARLLPPKLLETVCVQVQLEQKKEKERSLLSLAAIQSKNITTNQPLEKNSRIVPLSVTNPHIVTVPGPQQFLLYKSSEPTLQLLLQSPLHPLGQVSSGKITHELLNGQKNISVTISASDYPNITLAPFCSANSLTNHEKKYKYHRVKKSLKVKTRSGRISRPPKYKAKDYKFIKTKDLADCHQSDSDDYAELSLEDDEGGGKEKEVCSLFGPLNYDLKPKLFKCQSCEKSYIGKGGLARHYKLNPAHRQEEYSQSSPINRQLLECTGQTSCESMHQMLSPPLITAPLINKIGSAVDLKNNLPIENEQQSSTSTEDGKLIEDQNTDLLYLDPGRPRQPRRCGRPKTVERSRYSGRYSRRSQFSSKCLNSMSAEHHSIFRRKARLKELIQQCANEDFMELALPRFTTLVTVSEFLLMKVAESLGIIGGDLEMQMVQTIDSSPECTKIADARVCTEILGQKRATEGSDETLPFAKKIRAENLLQSVTISSSHGEIKERSPAYEGFPPEQNCGANICTGNTLQQKERHKSLELEASNEIADTDQFLQGKAEILQPASVSGLECSGYLFSQSERLPLASSESSQEKMVAAYTGCNAASRLSVFEICNSTASKKS, translated from the exons ATGGCGGCCTCTGAAGCGAGCCGGCCTGTGGATCAGGACTCGGCGCTCGGCCAGGAGGCCGTTTCCTCTGGGGCTCTTTGGCGCCTACAGCAGCCGGGCGAGACCTTGCCCCTTGGGAAGCAAACGGGGAGGCCCGTCTCCGGGATGCCCGTGAGCCGCCGTATCGCTGGGGCTGCGGCATCGCCTCAAGGGCGGGAAGCCTCTTCTCCAGTAGCCCAGGAAGACGGCCTCACGGCTTCTCATCCCGACTTTCCGGCTCGGGGCTTCAGCTCGGCGACTTCCGCCTCGACTTCGGCGGCCCCGCCGGTGTTCAGTATCCCGCACGACGCGGCGCAGCGGCTGCAGAAGGTGCCCCCTGCCCCCGCCAGGCTCCTGCCGCCCAAG CTGTTGGAAACCGTCTGTGTTCAAGTACAGCTagaacagaaaaaagagaaagaaaggtcaTTGCTATCTCTTGCAGCAATTCAATCAAAAAATATAACCACTAATCAGCCACTTGAGAAGAATTCCAGGATTGTACCACTCAGTGTTACTAACCCACATATTGTTACAGTGCCTGGACCACAGCAATTTTTGTTATATAAATCTTCTGAACCTACCCTTCAGCTGCTTCTGCAGAGCCCTCTACATCCTCTTGGACAAGTTTCCTCAGGCAAGATAACACATGAACTACTCAATGGACAGAAGAACATATCTGTTACAATATCTGCCTCAGATTATCCAAATATTACTCTCGCCCCATTTTGTTCAGCAAATTCACTTACAAACCATGAGAAGAAGTACAAATATCATAGAGTTAAAAAATCTCTAAAGGTCAAAACTCGTTCTGGGCGGATTTCAAGGCCTCCCAAATATAAAGCTAAGGATTACAAATTCATTAAAACTAAAGACTTGGCTGACTGTCACCAGTCTGATTCTGATGACTATGCTGAGCTAAGTCTAGAAGATGATGAAGGAGGAGGCAAGGAGAAGGAAGTGTGCTCGTTATTTGGTCccttgaactatgacctgaagccaaAATTGTTTAAATGTCAAAGCTGTGAAAAATCTTACATAGGAAAAGGAGGATTAGCACGGCATTATAAACTTAATCCAGCTCATAGGCAGGAAGAATATTCACAATCTTCTCCTATAAATAGACAGTTACTGGAGTGTACTGGGCAGACAAGTTGTGAAAGTATGCATCAGATGCTTTCACCACCACTAATTACTGcccctttaataaataaaattggatCAGCTGTAGACTTGAAAAATAATCTTCCTATAGAGAATGAGCAACAG tcttcTACATCTACAGAAGATGGAAAGTTAATAGAAGATCAAAACACTGATTTATTGTATTTGGATCCTGGAAGACCCCGACAACCAAGAAGGTGTGGCCGACCAAAGACAGTTGAAAGATCAAGGTATTCTGGAAGATATAGCAGACGCAGTCAGTTCTCTTCAAAGTGTCTTAATAGTATGTCGGCAGAGCACCACAGTATATTTAGAAGGAAAGCTAGGCTAAAAGAG CTGATTCAGCAATGTGCCAATGAAGATTTTATGGAGCTGGCTCTTCCACGCTTTACAACACTTGTTACTGTATCTGAATTCCTGTTGATGAAG GTGGCTGAATCTCTAGGAATTATAGGCGGTGATCTTGAAATGCAAATGGTTCAAACAATAGACTCTTCACCCGAGTGTACTAAAATTGCTGATGCGCGTGTATGTACAGAGATTTTGGGACAGAAACGAGCAACTGAG GGTTCAGATGAAACGTTGCCATTTGCAAAAAAGATCAGAGCTGAAAATTTGTTACAAAGTGTGACTATCAGTTCAAGTCATGGTGAAATAAAGGAAAGAAGTCCTGCATATGAAG GTTTCCCCCCAGAACAGAACTGCGGAGCAAACATTTGCACTGGAAATACATTACAGCAAAAGGAGCGCCACAAATCACTTGAACTAGAAGCTTCAAATGAGATTGCAGATACAGATCAGTTCCTGCAAGGGAAGGCTGAGATCTTACAACCTGCAAGCGTATCAGGGTTGGAGTGTTCAGGCTACCTATTCTCACAGAGTGAAAGGTTGCCACTTGCCAGTTCAGAAAGTTCACAAGAAAAGATGGTAGCAGCGTACACAGGTTGTAATGCAGCAAGCAGACTAAGTGTGTTTGAGATTTGTAACTCCACAGCATCAAAAAAAAGCTAA
- the ZNF839 gene encoding zinc finger protein 839 isoform X1, translated as MAASEASRPVDQDSALGQEAVSSGALWRLQQPGETLPLGKQTGRPVSGMPVSRRIAGAAASPQGREASSPVAQEDGLTASHPDFPARGFSSATSASTSAAPPVFSIPHDAAQRLQKVPPAPARLLPPKLLETVCVQVQLEQKKEKERSLLSLAAIQSKNITTNQPLEKNSRIVPLSVTNPHIVTVPGPQQFLLYKSSEPTLQLLLQSPLHPLGQVSSGKITHELLNGQKNISVTISASDYPNITLAPFCSANSLTNHEKKYKYHRVKKSLKVKTRSGRISRPPKYKAKDYKFIKTKDLADCHQSDSDDYAELSLEDDEGGGKEKEVCSLFGPLNYDLKPKLFKCQSCEKSYIGKGGLARHYKLNPAHRQEEYSQSSPINRQLLECTGQTSCESMHQMLSPPLITAPLINKIGSAVDLKNNLPIENEQQSSTSTEDGKLIEDQNTDLLYLDPGRPRQPRRCGRPKTVERSRYSGRYSRRSQFSSKCLNSMSAEHHSIFRRKARLKELIQQCANEDFMELALPRFTTLVTVSEFLLMKVEKNCPAKALFPEVYREFEELHTIVKKMCQDYLSTPELNNPLAIKNPKVAESLGIIGGDLEMQMVQTIDSSPECTKIADARVCTEILGQKRATEGSDETLPFAKKIRAENLLQSVTISSSHGEIKERSPAYEGFPPEQNCGANICTGNTLQQKERHKSLELEASNEIADTDQFLQGKAEILQPASVSGLECSGYLFSQSERLPLASSESSQEKMVAAYTGCNAASRLSVFEICNSTASKKS; from the exons ATGGCGGCCTCTGAAGCGAGCCGGCCTGTGGATCAGGACTCGGCGCTCGGCCAGGAGGCCGTTTCCTCTGGGGCTCTTTGGCGCCTACAGCAGCCGGGCGAGACCTTGCCCCTTGGGAAGCAAACGGGGAGGCCCGTCTCCGGGATGCCCGTGAGCCGCCGTATCGCTGGGGCTGCGGCATCGCCTCAAGGGCGGGAAGCCTCTTCTCCAGTAGCCCAGGAAGACGGCCTCACGGCTTCTCATCCCGACTTTCCGGCTCGGGGCTTCAGCTCGGCGACTTCCGCCTCGACTTCGGCGGCCCCGCCGGTGTTCAGTATCCCGCACGACGCGGCGCAGCGGCTGCAGAAGGTGCCCCCTGCCCCCGCCAGGCTCCTGCCGCCCAAG CTGTTGGAAACCGTCTGTGTTCAAGTACAGCTagaacagaaaaaagagaaagaaaggtcaTTGCTATCTCTTGCAGCAATTCAATCAAAAAATATAACCACTAATCAGCCACTTGAGAAGAATTCCAGGATTGTACCACTCAGTGTTACTAACCCACATATTGTTACAGTGCCTGGACCACAGCAATTTTTGTTATATAAATCTTCTGAACCTACCCTTCAGCTGCTTCTGCAGAGCCCTCTACATCCTCTTGGACAAGTTTCCTCAGGCAAGATAACACATGAACTACTCAATGGACAGAAGAACATATCTGTTACAATATCTGCCTCAGATTATCCAAATATTACTCTCGCCCCATTTTGTTCAGCAAATTCACTTACAAACCATGAGAAGAAGTACAAATATCATAGAGTTAAAAAATCTCTAAAGGTCAAAACTCGTTCTGGGCGGATTTCAAGGCCTCCCAAATATAAAGCTAAGGATTACAAATTCATTAAAACTAAAGACTTGGCTGACTGTCACCAGTCTGATTCTGATGACTATGCTGAGCTAAGTCTAGAAGATGATGAAGGAGGAGGCAAGGAGAAGGAAGTGTGCTCGTTATTTGGTCccttgaactatgacctgaagccaaAATTGTTTAAATGTCAAAGCTGTGAAAAATCTTACATAGGAAAAGGAGGATTAGCACGGCATTATAAACTTAATCCAGCTCATAGGCAGGAAGAATATTCACAATCTTCTCCTATAAATAGACAGTTACTGGAGTGTACTGGGCAGACAAGTTGTGAAAGTATGCATCAGATGCTTTCACCACCACTAATTACTGcccctttaataaataaaattggatCAGCTGTAGACTTGAAAAATAATCTTCCTATAGAGAATGAGCAACAG tcttcTACATCTACAGAAGATGGAAAGTTAATAGAAGATCAAAACACTGATTTATTGTATTTGGATCCTGGAAGACCCCGACAACCAAGAAGGTGTGGCCGACCAAAGACAGTTGAAAGATCAAGGTATTCTGGAAGATATAGCAGACGCAGTCAGTTCTCTTCAAAGTGTCTTAATAGTATGTCGGCAGAGCACCACAGTATATTTAGAAGGAAAGCTAGGCTAAAAGAG CTGATTCAGCAATGTGCCAATGAAGATTTTATGGAGCTGGCTCTTCCACGCTTTACAACACTTGTTACTGTATCTGAATTCCTGTTGATGAAG gtagaaaaaaattgtccagCAAAAGCACTCTTTCCAGAAGTATACCGGGAATTTGAAGAGCTGCACACTATAGTAAAGAAAATGTGCCAAGACTATTTGAGTACTCCTGAATTAAACAACCCTCTGGCAATAAAAAACCCAAAG GTGGCTGAATCTCTAGGAATTATAGGCGGTGATCTTGAAATGCAAATGGTTCAAACAATAGACTCTTCACCCGAGTGTACTAAAATTGCTGATGCGCGTGTATGTACAGAGATTTTGGGACAGAAACGAGCAACTGAG GGTTCAGATGAAACGTTGCCATTTGCAAAAAAGATCAGAGCTGAAAATTTGTTACAAAGTGTGACTATCAGTTCAAGTCATGGTGAAATAAAGGAAAGAAGTCCTGCATATGAAG GTTTCCCCCCAGAACAGAACTGCGGAGCAAACATTTGCACTGGAAATACATTACAGCAAAAGGAGCGCCACAAATCACTTGAACTAGAAGCTTCAAATGAGATTGCAGATACAGATCAGTTCCTGCAAGGGAAGGCTGAGATCTTACAACCTGCAAGCGTATCAGGGTTGGAGTGTTCAGGCTACCTATTCTCACAGAGTGAAAGGTTGCCACTTGCCAGTTCAGAAAGTTCACAAGAAAAGATGGTAGCAGCGTACACAGGTTGTAATGCAGCAAGCAGACTAAGTGTGTTTGAGATTTGTAACTCCACAGCATCAAAAAAAAGCTAA